In Sphingomonas sp. G-3-2-10, a single window of DNA contains:
- a CDS encoding methyl-accepting chemotaxis protein: MKGSIPAAGEAALPPPELAAFRRTYGVDGAWEAELREAWGLIAPHIAGIARELLERRSAGATVTDAMVSARVAYAEAKLARPIDQRWIDTIIAEADRIGQGEFDFSVVAASMVVAQMRVHALYFELTRDPATLERVTRATQKLAVVEFELIASRLRAIARARNVAALREEAAKARADLARAIASTARHSRDVARFTERTASELQALRAPAAEVSIAADQSATAMASSAHNAAGLIAAYDQARDHATGAADVAGRADAIAQQGADNAASLAAHTARIESVVTLIAGIANQTKLLALNASIEAARAGESGRGFAIVAQEVRSLADQASDATGGITETIRQAQGASDVVSETNRTIRETVGELLGRVRALSAAMEEQVATVGAILASIDETAMSSREIAALIATINERVAHLAGAAEEAGQQAIAAGEALELIEERAGAFMTGVAR, from the coding sequence ATGAAGGGGAGCATTCCCGCAGCAGGGGAAGCGGCTTTGCCGCCGCCCGAACTCGCTGCATTTCGCAGGACCTATGGCGTCGATGGCGCATGGGAAGCCGAATTGCGCGAAGCCTGGGGGCTGATCGCGCCGCATATTGCGGGGATTGCGCGCGAGTTGCTGGAGCGGCGCAGTGCTGGCGCGACGGTGACCGACGCGATGGTCAGCGCGCGCGTCGCCTATGCGGAAGCCAAGCTGGCGCGGCCGATCGACCAGCGCTGGATCGACACGATCATCGCCGAGGCCGACCGGATCGGGCAGGGTGAGTTCGACTTCTCCGTGGTCGCGGCATCGATGGTGGTGGCGCAGATGCGGGTCCATGCACTCTATTTCGAACTGACGCGCGATCCCGCGACCCTGGAGCGCGTGACGCGCGCGACGCAGAAGCTGGCGGTGGTCGAGTTCGAGCTGATCGCCAGCCGGCTGCGGGCAATCGCACGGGCGCGAAACGTGGCGGCGCTGCGCGAGGAAGCGGCGAAGGCGCGGGCCGATCTGGCGCGCGCGATCGCCAGTACCGCGCGGCACAGCCGCGACGTGGCGCGCTTTACCGAGCGGACGGCGAGCGAATTGCAGGCGCTGCGCGCGCCGGCGGCGGAAGTATCGATCGCGGCGGACCAGTCGGCGACGGCGATGGCAAGCTCGGCGCACAATGCCGCGGGACTGATCGCGGCCTATGATCAGGCGCGCGACCATGCGACCGGGGCCGCGGACGTGGCGGGCCGGGCCGATGCCATCGCACAGCAGGGCGCGGACAATGCCGCCAGCCTTGCGGCGCATACCGCCAGAATCGAATCGGTCGTCACGCTGATCGCGGGGATTGCGAACCAGACGAAGCTGCTGGCGCTCAACGCCTCGATCGAGGCGGCGCGCGCCGGGGAAAGCGGGCGCGGCTTCGCGATCGTCGCGCAGGAAGTGCGCAGTCTCGCCGATCAGGCATCCGACGCGACGGGCGGGATTACCGAGACGATCCGGCAGGCGCAGGGCGCGAGCGACGTGGTGTCGGAAACCAACCGGACCATCCGCGAGACGGTGGGCGAACTGCTCGGGCGCGTGCGCGCGCTGTCGGCGGCGATGGAGGAACAGGTGGCCACGGTGGGGGCGATCCTCGCCTCGATCGACGAAACGGCGATGTCCTCGCGCGAAATCGCCGCGCTGATCGCGACGATCAACGAGCGCGTGGCGCATCTGGCGGGTGCGGCGGAAGAAGCCGGGCAGCAGGCGATTGCGGCAGGCGAGGCGCTGGAACTGATCGAGGAACGGGCCGGGGCCTTCATGACGGGAGTAGCGCGATGA
- a CDS encoding LacI family DNA-binding transcriptional regulator, with product MKSMGKPTINDVARLAGVSKKTVSRVINRSPLLNADTRAKVEKVIADIGYVPNVQARALALRRNFLVGLIHDNPNAQMVMNVQAGILEAIRDTEFELIVRPIDRGSSTMLADVKNFLERQRLYGVLILPPVSENDMLAELCQDIGCRYVRMGSTTLDTPEHMVASNDSEVVKEAVNHLISLGHSRIGLIAGPHGFRSARERRKGFEEALAEADIKLPRSLIADGNYTFETGLAAADRLLDLSPRPTAIFASNDEMAAATLHAARRRGMSVPEDLSIIGFDDTAIAQHIWPPMTTVHWPIISMARSAALKLLADFFGDDLASEEPSLFPSTLIHRASVAPPRKV from the coding sequence ATGAAGAGCATGGGCAAGCCAACCATCAACGACGTCGCCCGTCTGGCCGGCGTTTCCAAGAAGACCGTGAGCCGGGTGATCAACCGATCGCCGCTGCTCAATGCGGATACCCGCGCCAAGGTGGAGAAGGTCATCGCCGATATCGGCTATGTCCCCAATGTGCAGGCGCGCGCGCTGGCGCTGCGCCGGAATTTCTTGGTCGGGCTGATCCACGACAACCCGAACGCGCAGATGGTGATGAACGTGCAGGCGGGCATCCTCGAGGCGATTCGCGATACCGAGTTCGAACTGATCGTCCGCCCGATCGATCGCGGCTCGTCGACGATGCTAGCGGACGTGAAGAATTTCCTCGAGCGCCAGCGGCTCTATGGCGTGCTGATCCTGCCGCCGGTTTCGGAGAACGACATGCTCGCCGAGCTGTGTCAGGATATCGGCTGCCGCTATGTCCGGATGGGCTCGACGACGCTCGATACGCCCGAGCATATGGTCGCGTCGAACGACAGCGAGGTGGTGAAGGAAGCGGTCAACCATCTGATTTCATTGGGACATAGCCGGATCGGCCTGATCGCCGGGCCGCATGGCTTCCGCTCTGCACGGGAACGCCGCAAGGGGTTCGAGGAAGCGCTGGCCGAGGCAGATATCAAACTGCCGCGCAGCCTGATCGCGGATGGCAACTACACGTTCGAGACCGGGCTTGCAGCCGCCGACCGGCTGCTCGACCTGTCGCCCCGGCCGACCGCGATCTTCGCGTCGAACGACGAAATGGCGGCGGCGACGCTGCACGCGGCGCGTCGGCGGGGGATGAGCGTACCCGAGGATCTGTCGATCATCGGGTTCGACGATACCGCGATCGCCCAGCATATCTGGCCGCCGATGACGACGGTGCACTGGCCGATCATCTCGATGGCGCGATCCGCGGCGCTGAAATTGCTCGCCGATTTCTTCGGCGACGACCTGGCCAGCGAAGAGCCTTCGCTGTTCCCCTCGACCCTGATCCACCGGGCTTCGGTCGCCCCGCCACGCAAGGTCTGA
- a CDS encoding pectate lyase, with protein sequence MFKLIAPALAATLALMSAAPATAQTTVPAFPGAVGPAAETPGGRGGQIIRVTNLNADGPGSFKAAVEAKGPRIVVFEVGGVIDLARTTIEIREPYLTIAGQTAPSPGITLIKTGIDVRTHDVIIRHIRVRTGADGQPKRSGWEADAFSTVAARNVIVDHNSFTWAIDENMSASGPRFTGNTVEEWRAGTSRNVTFSNNLAAEGLADSSHPKGEHSKGSLIHDNTTGIVFYRNIWAHNVERHPLVKGGAQVLMVNNLIYNPGHRAVHYNLMALEWAGHPYVTGEITAIGNVMRGGNDTNEGLPFLMIGGDGDLNYYGKDNRAVDRHGVKLPMFGRYGETRAKIIEKKAPMMPTAGMTILPSGDVETSVLYTAGARPWDRDAEDIRVLFFVAEGRGDIINDEKDVSAYPAYKPTKAPFVEADWNLDTMEPKSGRYPGQTGPVPQEALSPRDRDMRTGQ encoded by the coding sequence ATGTTCAAGCTTATCGCTCCCGCCCTTGCCGCGACGCTCGCCCTGATGAGCGCGGCGCCCGCAACGGCACAGACCACCGTTCCGGCCTTTCCCGGCGCGGTCGGCCCGGCGGCGGAGACCCCCGGCGGGCGCGGCGGCCAGATCATCCGCGTGACCAATCTCAATGCCGACGGCCCCGGCTCGTTCAAGGCAGCAGTCGAGGCCAAGGGCCCGCGCATCGTGGTGTTCGAAGTCGGGGGCGTGATCGATCTCGCCCGCACGACGATCGAGATTCGCGAACCCTATCTCACCATCGCCGGCCAGACCGCGCCTTCGCCCGGCATCACGCTGATCAAGACCGGCATCGACGTGCGCACTCACGACGTGATCATCCGCCACATCCGCGTCCGGACCGGCGCCGATGGCCAGCCCAAGCGCAGCGGCTGGGAAGCCGATGCCTTCTCCACCGTCGCCGCGCGCAACGTGATCGTCGATCACAACAGCTTCACCTGGGCGATCGACGAGAATATGTCCGCCTCGGGACCCCGCTTCACCGGCAATACGGTGGAGGAATGGCGCGCCGGCACCAGCCGCAACGTGACCTTCTCGAACAATCTCGCCGCCGAGGGTCTGGCAGATTCGAGCCATCCCAAGGGTGAACATTCGAAAGGCTCGCTGATCCACGACAACACCACCGGGATCGTCTTCTACCGCAACATCTGGGCGCACAATGTCGAGCGTCACCCGCTGGTGAAGGGGGGAGCGCAGGTGCTGATGGTCAACAATCTGATCTACAATCCCGGCCACCGCGCGGTGCACTATAATCTGATGGCGCTCGAATGGGCCGGCCATCCCTATGTCACCGGCGAGATCACCGCGATCGGCAACGTTATGCGCGGCGGCAACGACACCAATGAGGGCCTGCCCTTCCTGATGATCGGCGGCGACGGTGATCTCAACTATTACGGCAAGGACAATCGCGCGGTGGATCGCCACGGCGTGAAGCTCCCGATGTTCGGCCGCTATGGGGAGACCCGCGCGAAGATCATCGAGAAGAAGGCGCCGATGATGCCGACCGCCGGCATGACCATCCTCCCCTCGGGCGATGTCGAGACCAGCGTGCTCTACACCGCCGGCGCTCGCCCCTGGGACCGCGACGCCGAGGATATCCGCGTGCTGTTCTTCGTCGCGGAAGGCCGGGGCGACATCATCAACGACGAGAAGGACGTCAGCGCCTATCCGGCCTACAAGCCGACCAAGGCCCCCTTCGTCGAAGCCGACTGGAACCTCGACACGATGGAGCCGAAATCGGGCCGCTATCCGGGTCAGACCGGCCCCGTCCCGCAGGAAGCACTGAGCCCGCGCGACCGCGACATGCGGACGGGGCAGTAA
- a CDS encoding TonB-dependent receptor: protein MLGFDGLVRSRRGQIALRGTSALGAIGVALMMSGVAQAQTAASAGTAIVIQDQDPPAEQESDTIVVTGFRASLSSALGTKRNSNQIVDAITAEDIADFPDANLAESIQRLPGISIDRDNGEGRTITVRGLGGDFQSTRLNGADAQNVAGGNQSDSGANRSRGFDFNTFASELFGGVKITKTTAAENDEGSLGAIIDLTTGRPLAYKKNRFALGVEGEYRENGESWNPRFTGLASVRVTDNFGILVSGAYQKQDQQIDSYRRNIGAFEYTYRNSQLNGVTPATYGFARPGGSGATFGSDPAAYALITPTTIIPTLPSIGRQDLGYERLGGTATLQWRPTSRTEITADFVYSKYDQNSDNTGVTTIGLNRNGTNARVAQNTLRAIGTANGNADRVALYPNCVPSAIIDCDGLLSGNTVLPGYLNSMNPNNLNPFDYYNNPASPGYVASASQTGYYEELIGRPNTKIRAAHVNGANQADYLVLDDVDWRSYSDSQFGSTTFKQATLNFRQDFTDTFTLDATVGWSRSEFRAVGYLAEFNAIDRDGYTFDDRNGTKMPVFNPGFDVANPANWSLVKGLSTIRYFTNDVNNEFRVARFNFAFEALPEMTLRFGGTYKQFDYDADQGRRNQGIEAINPTLAEAGLGITDLGKTVNFGQGINVTAGTPTTYYAPDLDKFINKFGINCNCVNKWGDFRAVVDGRQRGAVTERDLSGFFQVDFNLDLFGRPLRGNAGLRVANTRVIGEGNVGGADGVAGTPVSATHEYWDWLPSMNATWEPANGFLVRFAASQVMARPQLASLTPGTTAFTTALATSGAAPTVTVGNPYLEPFRATNLDLSFERYFRNNGLIAVTFFMKDIASFPQQVAGEAPLSSVFEPTVYNQLLESLKGTGPTPSTLYTYTLNGGTWGIRQFKDAPGGTIKGFEVNLQTDFWFLPAPFDKMGVTANYTHIESTLNYLTGTALSTTQTGTASTASNTFAEGPFLNTSPDSFNATLYYENSVWSARVSGAYRKRYVNRFPLATGTCSVGTTTNAGAACNSPVLADFGYNEDTLNIDFALSFNVTKFAKLTIEGRNLTNDPQYRTMYAANPVTQTYASTGRIFTAGVRMIF from the coding sequence ATGCTGGGATTCGACGGGTTGGTGCGTTCGCGCCGTGGACAGATCGCGCTTCGGGGCACGAGCGCGCTGGGCGCGATCGGCGTTGCGCTGATGATGAGCGGCGTGGCGCAGGCACAGACCGCTGCCAGCGCCGGGACGGCTATTGTCATTCAGGATCAGGATCCGCCTGCGGAGCAGGAAAGCGACACCATCGTGGTCACCGGTTTCCGCGCCTCGCTGAGCAGCGCGCTGGGGACCAAGCGCAATTCGAACCAGATCGTCGACGCGATCACCGCCGAGGATATCGCCGACTTCCCGGACGCGAACCTGGCCGAATCGATCCAGCGCCTTCCCGGCATCTCGATCGACCGTGACAATGGCGAAGGTCGCACCATCACCGTGCGCGGTCTGGGCGGCGATTTCCAGTCGACCCGCCTGAACGGCGCCGACGCGCAGAACGTCGCGGGCGGCAACCAGTCGGATTCGGGCGCGAACCGCAGCCGCGGCTTCGACTTCAACACCTTCGCTTCCGAACTGTTCGGCGGCGTGAAGATCACCAAGACGACTGCCGCGGAAAATGACGAAGGTTCGCTCGGCGCGATCATCGATCTGACCACGGGCCGTCCGCTCGCCTACAAGAAGAACCGCTTCGCGCTGGGCGTCGAGGGCGAATATCGCGAGAATGGCGAAAGCTGGAATCCGCGCTTCACCGGCCTGGCGTCTGTGCGGGTCACCGACAATTTCGGCATCCTCGTCTCGGGCGCGTACCAGAAGCAGGATCAGCAGATCGATTCGTATCGCCGCAATATCGGCGCGTTCGAATATACCTATCGCAACTCGCAGCTGAACGGCGTCACGCCGGCGACCTACGGCTTTGCGCGGCCGGGCGGCAGCGGGGCGACCTTCGGTTCGGATCCCGCCGCCTATGCTCTGATCACGCCCACGACCATCATTCCGACGCTGCCGTCGATCGGTCGGCAGGATCTGGGCTATGAGCGCCTTGGCGGTACCGCGACGCTGCAGTGGCGGCCGACCAGCCGCACCGAAATCACCGCCGATTTCGTCTATTCGAAGTACGACCAGAACAGCGACAATACCGGCGTCACCACCATCGGCCTGAACCGCAACGGCACCAATGCCCGCGTGGCGCAGAACACGCTGCGCGCGATCGGGACCGCCAACGGCAATGCCGACCGCGTTGCGCTGTATCCCAACTGCGTGCCCAGCGCGATCATCGACTGCGACGGGCTGCTGAGCGGGAACACGGTGCTGCCCGGCTATCTCAACAGCATGAATCCGAACAATCTCAACCCGTTCGACTATTACAACAACCCGGCTTCGCCGGGATATGTCGCGAGCGCCAGCCAGACCGGCTATTATGAGGAACTGATCGGCCGTCCGAACACCAAGATCCGCGCGGCGCACGTCAATGGCGCCAATCAGGCGGACTATCTGGTCCTCGATGACGTCGACTGGCGCAGCTACAGCGACTCGCAGTTCGGCTCGACCACGTTCAAGCAGGCGACGCTGAACTTCCGCCAGGACTTCACCGACACCTTCACGCTCGACGCCACGGTCGGCTGGTCGCGTTCGGAATTCCGCGCGGTCGGCTATCTCGCCGAGTTCAACGCGATCGATCGCGACGGCTATACCTTCGACGATCGCAACGGCACGAAAATGCCGGTCTTCAACCCCGGTTTCGACGTCGCCAATCCGGCGAACTGGTCGCTGGTGAAGGGCCTGTCGACGATCCGCTACTTCACCAACGACGTGAACAACGAGTTCCGCGTCGCCCGCTTCAACTTCGCGTTCGAAGCGCTGCCGGAAATGACGCTGCGTTTCGGCGGCACCTACAAGCAGTTCGATTACGATGCCGATCAGGGCCGCCGCAACCAGGGCATCGAAGCGATCAACCCGACGCTGGCGGAAGCCGGCCTCGGCATCACCGATCTCGGCAAGACGGTGAATTTCGGTCAGGGCATCAACGTGACGGCGGGCACGCCGACGACCTATTATGCCCCCGACCTCGACAAGTTCATCAACAAGTTCGGCATCAACTGCAATTGCGTCAACAAATGGGGCGATTTCCGCGCCGTGGTCGACGGACGCCAGCGCGGTGCGGTGACCGAGCGCGATCTTTCGGGCTTCTTCCAGGTCGATTTCAACCTTGACCTGTTCGGCCGTCCGCTGCGCGGCAATGCGGGCCTGCGCGTCGCGAACACTCGCGTGATCGGCGAAGGCAATGTCGGCGGCGCCGACGGCGTGGCCGGCACGCCGGTGAGCGCGACCCACGAATATTGGGACTGGCTGCCGTCGATGAACGCGACGTGGGAGCCGGCCAACGGTTTCCTTGTCCGTTTCGCCGCGTCGCAGGTCATGGCGCGCCCGCAGCTGGCAAGTCTGACGCCGGGCACCACGGCCTTCACCACCGCGCTCGCCACCAGCGGCGCGGCGCCGACGGTGACGGTGGGCAATCCCTATCTCGAGCCGTTCCGCGCGACCAATCTCGACCTGAGCTTCGAGCGCTATTTCCGGAACAACGGCCTGATCGCCGTCACCTTCTTCATGAAGGACATCGCGTCCTTCCCGCAGCAGGTGGCAGGCGAAGCGCCGCTGTCGTCGGTGTTCGAACCCACGGTCTATAACCAGCTGCTGGAAAGCCTGAAGGGCACCGGCCCGACGCCGTCGACGCTGTACACCTACACGCTGAACGGCGGCACCTGGGGCATCCGCCAGTTCAAGGATGCACCGGGCGGCACAATCAAGGGCTTCGAAGTCAATCTTCAGACCGACTTCTGGTTCCTGCCAGCGCCGTTCGACAAGATGGGCGTGACTGCGAACTATACGCACATCGAATCGACGCTGAACTATCTGACCGGCACCGCGCTTTCGACGACCCAGACCGGGACCGCATCGACTGCGTCTAATACCTTCGCCGAGGGGCCGTTCCTCAACACTTCGCCGGACTCGTTCAACGCGACGCTCTATTACGAGAACAGCGTGTGGTCGGCGCGCGTTTCGGGGGCGTATCGCAAGCGCTACGTCAACCGGTTCCCGCTGGCGACGGGTACGTGCAGCGTGGGCACCACCACCAATGCCGGCGCGGCGTGCAACTCGCCGGTGCTGGCGGACTTCGGCTATAACGAGGACACGCTGAACATCGACTTCGCGCTGTCGTTCAACGTGACCAAGTTCGCCAAGCTGACGATCGAAGGCCGTAACCTGACCAACGATCCGCAGTACCGCACCATGTATGCCGCGAACCCGGTGACGCAGACCTATGCGAGCACCGGGCGGATCTTCACGGCCGGCGTGCGGATGATCTTCTGA
- a CDS encoding carboxylesterase family protein produces the protein MNEVSRRSVMAGGLALAAMPLVARGQALRGILVDCPAGKFSGIPSGEGWAFKGIRYGRAERFQAPVRAPRSDETQNAWEFGPIAPQRSGSGLMDEQCLYLNIWTPEAHPKAAKPVMLYIHGGAYSNGTVTVPTNDGEALAATEDVVVVTVNHRLNALGYLYLARMDPRFADSGNLGQLDRIVALQWVRENIAGFGGDPKRVFVFGQSGGGAKIATMMGMPAAKGLFHSAATMSGQQVTASGPMNAHKRAQAYLAKLGVKENDLGRLLELPVGKLIEATEAVDPILGGGVYFGPVLDMKWLVRHPFWPDPNPQSNHIPMILGNTRDETRAFIPAESARVKGLTWDNLAATMAPELRMDVLPEWVVSEYRAHFPGDTPEQIFYRATTAGRSWPGQVIEADARAAAGAKATWVYQLDYQSPVQPSRGAPHTGDIPLVFGTLGAEGSITGTGPEAQRLSRQMMGAFAALARTGKPVAKGVPLWPAYTLPKRATMVFDVESRAVNDPRKWERELFARVPYIQPGS, from the coding sequence ATGAACGAGGTTTCGCGGCGTTCGGTAATGGCTGGCGGGCTGGCGCTGGCGGCGATGCCGCTGGTCGCGCGGGGGCAGGCGCTGCGCGGCATTCTGGTCGATTGTCCTGCCGGGAAATTCTCCGGCATCCCAAGCGGTGAGGGCTGGGCGTTCAAGGGAATCCGCTATGGCCGGGCAGAGCGATTTCAGGCGCCGGTGCGCGCGCCGCGCTCTGACGAGACGCAGAATGCCTGGGAGTTCGGCCCCATCGCCCCGCAGCGCAGCGGCTCCGGGCTGATGGACGAACAGTGCCTTTACCTCAATATCTGGACGCCCGAGGCGCATCCCAAGGCCGCCAAGCCGGTGATGCTCTATATCCACGGCGGGGCCTATTCGAACGGCACGGTTACGGTGCCGACCAATGACGGCGAGGCGCTGGCTGCGACCGAGGATGTCGTCGTGGTGACCGTGAACCACCGGCTCAACGCGCTGGGCTATCTCTATCTCGCGCGGATGGATCCGCGCTTCGCCGACAGCGGCAATCTGGGGCAGCTCGACCGGATCGTGGCGCTGCAATGGGTGCGGGAGAATATCGCGGGGTTCGGCGGCGATCCGAAACGCGTCTTCGTATTCGGCCAGTCGGGCGGCGGCGCGAAGATCGCGACGATGATGGGGATGCCCGCGGCGAAGGGCCTGTTCCATTCCGCCGCGACCATGAGCGGACAGCAGGTCACCGCCTCGGGCCCGATGAACGCGCACAAGCGGGCGCAAGCCTATCTGGCGAAGCTGGGCGTGAAGGAGAATGACCTCGGCCGGTTGCTCGAACTGCCGGTGGGCAAGCTGATCGAAGCGACCGAGGCCGTCGATCCGATCCTTGGCGGGGGCGTCTATTTCGGGCCGGTGCTCGACATGAAATGGCTCGTGCGCCACCCGTTCTGGCCCGATCCCAATCCGCAATCGAACCATATCCCGATGATATTGGGCAATACGCGCGACGAGACGCGGGCGTTCATCCCGGCGGAATCGGCGCGGGTGAAGGGGCTGACCTGGGACAATCTGGCCGCGACGATGGCGCCCGAGCTGCGCATGGACGTGCTGCCCGAATGGGTGGTGAGCGAGTATCGCGCGCACTTCCCCGGCGATACGCCCGAGCAGATCTTCTACCGTGCGACCACGGCGGGGCGGAGCTGGCCGGGGCAGGTGATCGAAGCCGATGCTCGGGCCGCCGCTGGGGCGAAGGCGACCTGGGTCTATCAGCTCGACTATCAGTCGCCGGTGCAGCCTTCGCGCGGGGCGCCGCATACCGGGGACATTCCGCTCGTGTTCGGCACGCTGGGCGCCGAGGGTTCGATCACCGGGACGGGGCCGGAGGCGCAGCGGCTGAGCCGACAGATGATGGGCGCCTTCGCCGCGCTGGCGCGGACCGGCAAGCCCGTGGCGAAAGGCGTGCCGCTATGGCCGGCCTATACGCTGCCGAAGCGCGCGACGATGGTGTTCGACGTGGAGAGCCGCGCGGTGAACGATCCGCGAAAGTGGGAACGCGAGCTGTTTGCGCGGGTACCCTATATTCAGCCGGGAAGCTGA
- a CDS encoding Lrp/AsnC family transcriptional regulator — protein sequence MARTTPAGRRALDSFDRAILRILQRDNKTPQRTIGEAVNLSAAAVQRRIAAMEADGIIERNVAIVDARAVAMTITAIVEVTLINERLPVVSSAKALFHAAPEVQQCYYVTGGISFVLVIVAPDMVEYEAITQRLFSQNDCVANFRSLIALDRLKTGAEIVIP from the coding sequence ATGGCTCGAACGACTCCCGCCGGGCGACGCGCGCTCGACAGTTTCGACCGCGCGATCCTGCGCATCCTCCAGCGCGACAACAAGACGCCGCAGCGGACGATCGGCGAAGCGGTGAACCTCTCCGCCGCCGCGGTGCAAAGGCGTATCGCGGCGATGGAGGCCGATGGAATCATCGAGCGCAACGTGGCGATCGTAGATGCGCGGGCGGTGGCGATGACGATCACGGCGATCGTCGAAGTGACGCTGATCAACGAACGGCTACCGGTGGTGAGCAGCGCAAAGGCACTCTTTCACGCCGCGCCGGAAGTGCAGCAATGCTATTACGTCACCGGCGGAATCAGCTTCGTGCTGGTGATCGTCGCGCCCGACATGGTCGAGTATGAAGCGATCACCCAGCGGCTCTTCTCGCAGAACGACTGCGTGGCAAATTTCCGCAGCCTGATCGCGCTCGACCGGCTGAAGACCGGCGCGGAGATCGTGATTCCGTAA
- a CDS encoding DMT family transporter, whose protein sequence is MKTGTHIGILCGIGAGALWGLVFLAPELTRDFTPLQLAVGRYLAFGAVSAALVAPRIRALAATLTRRDWLSLVWLALAGNTLYYVLLASAVQTGGIAMTSLVIGFLPVAVTIIGSRDRDAVPLRRLTPSLLLCAAGAICIGWQALAAPTGEFRTQLIGLLCAIGALASWTAYAVGNSRCLARLGHVSVHDWNLLTGLVTGAQAVALIPFTLLLEPIRHDPAAWLRFAGVSMAVAVFASILGNALWNRMSRLLPLTLVGQMILFETLFALIYGFIWEQRWPHALEVAAFVLVVSSVLSCIAAHRRHAQLPG, encoded by the coding sequence ATGAAGACCGGCACCCATATCGGCATCCTGTGCGGCATCGGCGCCGGCGCGCTGTGGGGACTGGTGTTTCTTGCACCCGAACTGACGCGCGACTTCACGCCGCTCCAGCTCGCCGTTGGCCGCTATCTCGCATTCGGCGCGGTGTCCGCCGCGCTAGTCGCCCCTCGCATCCGTGCGCTCGCCGCCACCCTCACCCGCCGCGACTGGCTGTCGCTCGTCTGGCTCGCCCTTGCCGGCAACACGCTCTACTATGTCCTCCTCGCCAGCGCGGTGCAGACCGGCGGTATCGCCATGACCTCGCTGGTGATCGGCTTCCTCCCCGTCGCGGTCACCATCATCGGCAGCCGCGATCGCGACGCCGTGCCGCTGCGCCGCCTTACCCCTTCGCTCCTGTTGTGCGCGGCTGGCGCAATCTGCATCGGCTGGCAGGCGCTCGCAGCCCCGACGGGCGAGTTCCGCACCCAGCTGATCGGTCTGCTCTGCGCGATCGGCGCGCTCGCCTCCTGGACCGCCTATGCGGTCGGTAACAGCCGCTGCCTCGCCCGGCTCGGCCATGTCTCGGTCCATGACTGGAACCTGCTGACCGGCCTCGTCACTGGCGCGCAGGCGGTGGCGCTGATCCCCTTCACTCTGTTGCTGGAGCCGATCCGCCACGATCCCGCCGCGTGGCTCCGCTTCGCCGGCGTCTCGATGGCGGTCGCGGTCTTCGCCTCGATCCTCGGCAACGCGCTGTGGAACCGGATGAGCCGCCTCCTGCCGCTGACGCTGGTCGGCCAGATGATCCTGTTCGAAACGCTGTTCGCGCTGATCTATGGCTTCATCTGGGAACAGCGGTGGCCGCACGCGCTCGAGGTCGCCGCCTTCGTGCTGGTCGTCTCAAGCGTCCTGTCGTGCATCGCCGCACACCGCCGCCACGCTCAGCTTCCCGGCTGA